In Chaetodon auriga isolate fChaAug3 chromosome 7, fChaAug3.hap1, whole genome shotgun sequence, a genomic segment contains:
- the c5ar1 gene encoding C5a anaphylatoxin chemotactic receptor 1 isoform X1 has product MFDFNISDYNTSEYYILPEIPDTLTPEIQPIQIVALLFYGLVVLLGVPGNALVLWVTGFCMPRSVTSIWFLNLALADLLCCLSIPLLMVPLAHDDHWHFGPLACTLVKGLFYLVMYCSVLQLVLISVDRWLLVSRPVWCQNNRRYRLAVCSCVAVWCLALLGSTPQFIYTTEIKAGEEKRECLAVHTLLSAWLVTSYRFLVGFLIPFLVIVACHLGVYSRAKSGLSSSRTRSKRTLRVIVAVVLSFFLCWLPLHIVDFLILVTPRNSPHSPKIYLAHVLALCLAYFNSCLNPLLYVCLGRGFKNSMNRSLRNILHFISEDPGTRVTITNNDTRSTSYGKEATKV; this is encoded by the coding sequence ATGTTTGACTTTAACATATCTGACTATAACACATCAGAGTACTACATACTGCCGGAGATTCCTGACACTTTGACGCCTGAGATCCAGCCCATCCAGATAGTGGCTCTGCTCTTCTACGGCCTTGTGGTCTTGCTAGGTGTCCCTGGAAATGCTCTGGTTTTGTGGGTGACGGGGTTCTGCATGCCCCGCTCCGTCACCTCAATCTGGTTCCTCAACCTCGCCCTGGCTGATCTCCTGTGCtgcctctccatccctctgctcATGGTCCCTCTGGCGCACGATGACCACTGGCACTTCGGCCCGCTGGCCTGCACGCTGGTCAAAGGCCTGTTTTACCTGGTGATGTACTGCAGCGTCCTGCAGCTGGTCCTGATCAGCGTGGATCGCTGGTTGCTGGTCAGCAGACCCGTCTGGTGTCAGAACAACAGGCGGTACAGGCTGGCCGTCTGTTCTTGTGTTGCTGTCTGGTGCCTGGCCCTGCTCGGCAGCACCCCCCAGTTCATCTACACCACGGAGATCAAGGCAGGTGAAGAGAAGAGGGAGTGCCTGGCGGTGCACACTCTGCTCAGCGCCTGGCTCGTCACCTCCTACCGCTTCTTGGTGGGATTCTTGATCCCTTTCCTGGTGATCGTTGCCTGTCACTTGGGGGTGTACTCAAGAGCAAAGAGCGGACTCTCCTCCAGTCGGACCCGCTCCAAGCGCACGCTGAGGGTCATCGTCGCTGTGGTGCTGAGCTTCTTCCTGTGCTGGCTCCCACTCCACATCGTGGACTTCCTCATATTGGTGACCCCTCGAAATTCCCCCCACAGCCCCAAAATTTATCTGGCACATGTGTTAGCGCTCTGCCTGGCGTATTTCAACAGCTGCCTCAACCCACTGCTCTATGTGTGCCTGGGCCGGGGCTTCAAGAACAGCATGAACCGCTCCCTGCGCAACATCCTGCACTTCATCAGCGAGGATCCCGGGACCAGAGTGACCATCACTAATAACGACACCAGGAGCACAAGCTATGGAAAGGAGGCGACCAAGGTCTGA
- the c5ar1 gene encoding C5a anaphylatoxin chemotactic receptor 1 isoform X2 yields MPRSVTSIWFLNLALADLLCCLSIPLLMVPLAHDDHWHFGPLACTLVKGLFYLVMYCSVLQLVLISVDRWLLVSRPVWCQNNRRYRLAVCSCVAVWCLALLGSTPQFIYTTEIKAGEEKRECLAVHTLLSAWLVTSYRFLVGFLIPFLVIVACHLGVYSRAKSGLSSSRTRSKRTLRVIVAVVLSFFLCWLPLHIVDFLILVTPRNSPHSPKIYLAHVLALCLAYFNSCLNPLLYVCLGRGFKNSMNRSLRNILHFISEDPGTRVTITNNDTRSTSYGKEATKV; encoded by the coding sequence ATGCCCCGCTCCGTCACCTCAATCTGGTTCCTCAACCTCGCCCTGGCTGATCTCCTGTGCtgcctctccatccctctgctcATGGTCCCTCTGGCGCACGATGACCACTGGCACTTCGGCCCGCTGGCCTGCACGCTGGTCAAAGGCCTGTTTTACCTGGTGATGTACTGCAGCGTCCTGCAGCTGGTCCTGATCAGCGTGGATCGCTGGTTGCTGGTCAGCAGACCCGTCTGGTGTCAGAACAACAGGCGGTACAGGCTGGCCGTCTGTTCTTGTGTTGCTGTCTGGTGCCTGGCCCTGCTCGGCAGCACCCCCCAGTTCATCTACACCACGGAGATCAAGGCAGGTGAAGAGAAGAGGGAGTGCCTGGCGGTGCACACTCTGCTCAGCGCCTGGCTCGTCACCTCCTACCGCTTCTTGGTGGGATTCTTGATCCCTTTCCTGGTGATCGTTGCCTGTCACTTGGGGGTGTACTCAAGAGCAAAGAGCGGACTCTCCTCCAGTCGGACCCGCTCCAAGCGCACGCTGAGGGTCATCGTCGCTGTGGTGCTGAGCTTCTTCCTGTGCTGGCTCCCACTCCACATCGTGGACTTCCTCATATTGGTGACCCCTCGAAATTCCCCCCACAGCCCCAAAATTTATCTGGCACATGTGTTAGCGCTCTGCCTGGCGTATTTCAACAGCTGCCTCAACCCACTGCTCTATGTGTGCCTGGGCCGGGGCTTCAAGAACAGCATGAACCGCTCCCTGCGCAACATCCTGCACTTCATCAGCGAGGATCCCGGGACCAGAGTGACCATCACTAATAACGACACCAGGAGCACAAGCTATGGAAAGGAGGCGACCAAGGTCTGA
- the dact3b gene encoding dapper homolog 3, which produces MHRAFSFPVTVERSRTKERLEASLAGLCELELRKQRQECLVLGALALGDPLPQDSSRGELSCFSSWGQENLTLRRQLSALQSSPWGLMQALEQQVGELRIDTDDGCYDGAEGDAGDSRPSSGFYELSEGQSPKGRSCSTEPTESVSSWASTNDRPKSVGDPLVPNGELDVPVLRTTLPRSFSAPYPPLEGIAEEGTAVDSWQWDLSRDNQAFQQQPVEDPITEEDYQQALRVEGYILSLIQRHTLAARPCLPRTTLSPDPPYCCASGHSSLHRRTPSLTTEQRLPDPYLQPHVDLSANPKSHGWGCDLQEGEACGGEAPSLEEDCYLALPYPQPRPHSLTERLPSPLPSLDPHCGVGALDLCCKPPSPQHYLHPQPPIDHKHNLVSAQYIPGQGCHAPVRSPRHYKPEQPKPNRALTTPDHPNSKSRTSKKSHNERQRAKKSSSKTSRSQSENSLLGQRVLPERRYSTTERHQSRGDHTQNQGQVTGPHLGNNTHNGRRRWCSNLELSQDEGETLAGQAQRRPPRKARHGHFCPHSQPQNCYHHHQQQQQQHTQRWHPDFEERAPLCQGEEGYAGAVPAESESSMSEVYSPASSSLSSDSDESGGLVWPQQLPPRLASTSSSSSPSPQATANAPSQPKAFVKIKASHALKKKILRFRSGSLKVMTTV; this is translated from the exons ATGCACCGTGCGTTCTCCTTCCCGGTGACTGTGGAACGCAGTCGGACCAAGGAGCGCCTGGAGGCGAGTCTGGCCGGGCTGTGCGAGCTGGAGCTCCGCAAGCAGAGGCAGGAGTGCCTGGTGCTGGGGGCGCTGGCCCTGGGAGACCCCCTGCCCCAGGACAGCTCCAGAGGAGAGCTGTCGTGTTTCAGCAGCTGGGGGCAGGAAAACTTGACACTGAGGCGTCAGCTG agtgcCCTTCAGAGTTCCCCATGGGGCCTGATGCAAGCACTGGAACAGCAGGTGGGAGAGCTGAGGATCGACACTGACGATGGCTGCTATGACGGAGCCGAAGGAGACGCGGGCGACAGTCGGCCGAGTTCTG GCTTTTATGAATTGAGTGAGGGTCAGTCGCCAAAAGGAAGATCTTGTTCCACTGAGCCCACAGAGTCCGTTTCCTCCTGGGCTTCCACCAACGACAGGCCAAAGTCTGTGG GTGACCCCCTCGTGCCGAATGGAGAACTGGATGTGCCAGTCCTACGCACCACCCTACCCCGCTCATTCTCCGCCCCTTACCCACCTCTGGAGGGCATCGCTGAGGAGGGCACAGCAGTGGACTCCTGGCAGTGGGACCTCAGCAGAGACAACCAAGcctttcagcagcagcctgtggagGATCCCATCACTGAAGAGGACTACCAGCAGGCCTTGAGGGTGGAGGGCTACATCCTAAGTCTCATCCAGCGTCATACCCTCGCAGCACGGCCATGTCTGCCTCGCACCACCCTGAGCCCCGACCCCCCATATTGCTGTGCCTCTGGACACAGCTCCTTACACAGGAGAACTCCTTCTCTGACCACAGAGCAACGCCTTCCTGACCCCTATCTCCAGCCTCACGTTGACCTTTCGGCAAACCCTAAGAGCCACGGCTGGGGTTGTGACCTGCAGGAGGGGGAGGCCTGTGGAGGAGAAGCCCCATCTTTGGAGGAGGACTGCTATCTGGCTCTGCCCTACCCCCAGCCCAGGCCACACTCCCTGACTGAGAGGCTACCATCACCTCTGCCCTCCCTGGACCCCCACTGTGGTGTTGGGGCTCTTGACCTTTGTTGCAAACCTCCATCCCCCCAGCATTACTTACATCCACAACCTCCTATTGATCACAAACACAATTTAGTAAGTGCTCAGTACATCCCTGGACAAGGCTGCCATGCCCCAGTGCGCTCCCCTAGACACTACAAACCAGAGCAGCCTAAGCCCAACCGAGCTCTCACCACTCCTGACCACCCAAACTCCAAGTCCAGAACCTCAAAGAAGAGCCACAACGAGCGTCAGAGAGCCAAGAAATCAAGCAGTAAAACCAGTCGATCCCAGTCTGAAAACAGTCTCTTGGGCCAACGAGTGCTGCCTGAGCGCAGGTACAGCACCACGGAGAGGCACCAAAGCAGAGGGGATCACACTCAGAACCAAGGCCAAGTCACAGGGCCACACCTGGGCAACAACACACATAACGGGAGACGACGTTGGTGCTCCAACCTGGAGCTCAGTCAGGACGAGGGGGAGACCCTAGCAGGGCAGGCACAAAGACGACCTCCCCGGAAAGCTCGCCATGGTCACTTTTGTCCCCATTCCCAACCCCAGAActgctaccaccaccaccagcagcagcagcagcagcacacccaGCGCTGGCACCCAGACTTTGAGGAGAGGGCCCCTCTCTGTCAGGGAGAGGAGGGCTATGCTGGTGCCGTCCCCGCAGAGTCTGAGTCCAGCATGAGCGAGGTGTATTCCCCAGCCTCCAGCTCACTGTCCAGTGACTCAGATGAGAGTGGGGGGCTGGTGTGGCCCCAGCAGCTGCCACCACGCCTCGcttctacctcctcctcctcctcaccttcaccACAGGCCACTGCCAACGCCCCCTCTCAACCAAAAGCCTTTGTCAAGATCAAAGCCTCCCATGCTCTCAAAAAGAAGATCCTCAGATTCCGCTCAGGGTCCCTCAAAGTCATGACTACCGTATGA
- the lbhl gene encoding uncharacterized protein lbhl has product MSPELAVEEPGFTTVELCQDGEDICLTASEGEMEEVSGQDPNCEDEQRKDQRLPFQIFPEPVEVVLGPETTLNSLDHDHEKERLPSIVVEPTEVSEVESGELRWPPENMDMEEDEEDLFLEQCIPPANIADWGEEEEEDEEETSVILNQQQGLTLIDLQSDAFRDDTPTLPPSSAPALN; this is encoded by the exons ATGTCACCTGAACTCGCAGTGGAGGAGCCAGGCTTCACTACTGTGGAGCTGTGCCAAGATGGAGAAGACATCTGCCTGACTGCAAGTGAGGG agagatggaggaggtgagtggTCAAGATCCAAACTGTGAAGATGAGCAAAGGAAGGACCAAAGGTTACCATTCCAG ATCTTCCCTGAACCTGTTGAGGTTGTCCTGGGCCCAGAGACCACCTTAAACAGCCTGGACCACGACCACGAGAAGGAGCGTCTACCCTCCATTGTTGTGGAACCCACGGAGGTGAGTGAGGTGGAGAGTGGAGAGCTACGCTGGCCACCAGAGAACATGGACatggaggaagacgaggaggaccTGTTCTTGGAGCAGTGCATCCCCCCAGCCAACATCGCGGActggggagaagaggaggaggaggatgaagaggagacgTCAGTGATACTGAACCAGCAGCAAGGCTTGACACTTATTG ACCTGCAGTCGGACGCATTTAGAGACGACACCCCCACGCTCCCACCGAGCAGTGCACCGGCCCTCAACTGA